One stretch of Miscanthus floridulus cultivar M001 chromosome 18, ASM1932011v1, whole genome shotgun sequence DNA includes these proteins:
- the LOC136521155 gene encoding uncharacterized protein, whose translation MQELVEELGIYMLFFDRAGYGDSDADPKRSLKSDATDVEELADALQLGDKFYVVGCSMGGYPAWRIAAIAACTPPSPFRLPGVALAAPAVNYWWPLPANVSRTAYGKLHVRDRRTFWIAHHAPSLLHAWLAQKSSSASSVWAENCNMHSRSGGGGSLLMRPVRSGNGNTTGGVGVGRPSEDQRSSKGGGAGACLCSSGPEAEGEAERLSRFSLSMRVT comes from the exons ATGCAGGAGCTTGTGGAGGAGCTCGGCATATACATGCTCTTCTTCGACAGAGCCGGGTACGGTGACAGCGACGCCGACCCGAAGCGCAGTCTCAAGAGCGACGCCACGGACGTCGAGGAGCTCGCCGATGCGCTGCAGCTCGGGGACAAGTTCTACGTGGTAGGGTGCTCCATGGGCGGCTACCCAGCGTGGAGGATAGCAGCTATAGCAGCTTGCACACCACCATCTCCGTTCAG GCTGCCCGGAGTGGCTCTGGCCGCGCCGGCGGTGAACTACTGGTGGCCGCTGCCTGCCAACGTGTCGAGGACCGCATACGGGAAGCTCCACGTCCGGGACCGTAGGACCTTCTGGATCGCGCACCACGCGCCGTCGCTGCTCCACGCCTGGCTCGCGCAGAAGTCCTCGAGCGCCTCCAGCGTGTGGGCCGAGAACTGCAACATGCACTCGCGCAGCGGTGGCGGGGGCAGCCTCTTGATGCGCCCCGTGAGGTCGGGGAACGGGAACACGAccggcggcgtcggcgtcggcaggCCGTCGGAGGACCAGCGCTCCAGCAAGGGTGGCGGAGCTGGAGCGTGCTTGTGCTCCTCCGGCCCCGAGGCCGAGGGGGAGGCAGAGAGGCTGTCGCGCTTCAGCCTCTCGATGAGAGTGACGTAG